Within Ovis aries strain OAR_USU_Benz2616 breed Rambouillet chromosome 3, ARS-UI_Ramb_v3.0, whole genome shotgun sequence, the genomic segment AGGGCGACCACGCCCGACTGCCCACCCCAGTCCTCCCCGGCCAGGGCTCACCGGTGTCGGCCGGCACCTTGGCCGCGTTCAGAGTGTTGATGAGTTCCCCCAGATTGTTCTTCCTCCCGTTCATCTTCCAGTTCCCCCCAACGAAGAACTTCCTGGAGGGCGCCATGGCTAAGGAGCAGGCACGCTGAAGGTCAGGAGCAGCGCGCCCCCGCTTCCACTGGCCGCTTATATAGAGCGCGGAGATGCAGAAACCCGCCCCCTCTGCGTCCTCGTCCATGGCTGGCCCGGTCCGCGGGAGCcctgcccccggccccgcccgccgcccgccgcagCCCTGCCCCGGATCCCGCCCGCCGCCGGCGTTGCGAGGTTCTGACGTTACCCCCTTTCTTGTAGCAACGTTCCACGGCCGTCGCGGGCTCGCTTGGGTCGCTTTCAGCTTGAATTGCCTTACTTTGGGGAGAAGGCGCGAACTGTGCGCCCCGCGCTCAGAACCCCCGCTTCACGGTTtcagccccccaccccgcagAGGGCTAGAAGGATCCCCAGGGGCGCTCGCTGGCTGGCTGAAGGCCTGGACACTCCACTCCACTCCAAGGCTTGGCCTCAGAGCCGTGAGGGGCATCTTTCCAACTCCGGGAGAAGGAACCCCCCCCTGCCCCCATCGGAGCGGCCACATCCCTGACTGCTGAGCAGGCACCTTTGACCTACCCAGGGCCGGCCCAGCCCCACAGTTAACTGGGCAAGTAACAGGGTTCACAGGCGGAGGGACGACCCACGTGGGCTGGACACCGCGCAGCGACTAAAGAGGCAGTTCAGAGGTCTGCCTTGCCCCTAGGAGTACCTCACTTTTTGCTCCAGCGGCCAGGGCCAGACAAGGGACTGCAAGGCCTGGTGCCCAGGGCTCCCCACTGGGCACCTGGGGACACTCGAGAAGAACCCACTTGGGCCCCCTCTCACGTGGCCCTCCTCCATGTCCCTGCATCTGACAGCCCCCACCCCTCAGGCTCCCCCTCCTGCCCCTGTGAGCACCTCACTCAGCCCCCAATTTCCCAAGAGCAGTAAAAAGTATAGAACTGCCTACCaggggggcaggcagggggcGCAGAGTGGCATGGAGGAGCAGGGCCCGCAGTTCTCAAAACCTGACCCTCCTGCTAACCCAGGAAAGACAGTCTCCCCCGAGATATCAAACAGGACACGCTTGAGCCACTGTACTTTTATTCACATCCTGTATTTTGGCATTTTCCAGAGTAGGACAGGGAGAGACAGGGTGGGGCAAAGACTGAGGCGGGAGGGCGAGGGGGGCTGGCTCCCATTTCCCTCACATCCCTCCTGGCCCCGCCACACGGGGAGCACACACAAAGGGGCAGGGGAGGCACAGAAACCCCCTTGGTGGAGGAGGCGGCACAAAGCTACACccacgccacacacacacacacacacacgcccacccacacccacgcacacacacGAACAAGCCCGCTCCACACCGGGCAGGCGGGATCACAGAGAAGCAGAGCACTGTGGGGTCAAGGGCAGGGAAGCAACAGTCTCCTCACAGACAGGCGGCCggcccctccagccccctccGACTCCATTCCCAAGGTCTCCCcggagcccccccaccccacgctTTGCCtagccattctctcctggcctctaGCTTCTTCCCTGCTGCTGGGGACGAAAAGAAAAGGGGTACCGAGCAGGGAGGCGTCCATCCCTCAGCCCCGTTCCTCATGCTGGGCAGTCTGTCCCCGGGGCGCCCTCAGGGCAGGCTCTTAGCTGGCCACTCTCTGATAGAAGTAGATGTAGCCTAGGTCCTTGGGCGGTTTCTCAGAGGCACACACTTTCTGGTCGTTGTAGATCACCCacctggggaagggggtggggaaaaGGGTGAACGACCCAGGCATCCTCTAGTGTGTCTCTCTGATGTGGTCCCTGGACTCGACCCTGGTGGTTCGGGGGCAAAGGCTCGCAACCTTCTCTGCCTGGGCCCCCAAACTCAGCCCAGCTGCCTCCTATCTGAAGGGAGTGTCCCATCTCACAGGGTTGTTTCTACTCTGTGTCTTCGGACCCCTGTGCTATCTTTACAGCCCACCCCCACCTACTCCTTTAAGGCAGAGGTCAGCAAGCTTTGTCAAGGCCAGACAGGAACTATTTCAGGTTTGCAGGCCACCTGGTCTATGCAACTATGCAGCTATGCAATTTGCCTGCAGCAGCATGAAAATAGCCACAGATGATACATAAATGAATGTGGCCATGGTCGTTAAAACTATTTATAAAAGTGAGTGGCCCAATTCAGCCCTGGAGCCCTAATTTGCCCATCTCTGCCCCTCAGGCTTTCCATAAATTTCTGGGGAATTGTGGCCTGCACCAGGCAGTCCCTTATGTTCCCTCCCACACCCCAGGAATATTCTAGGGTCTTCGAGGATGCCCCTACCCAttccccccactccctcccccatTCAGAAGGCACGTGCTGGCCCCTCACCTGCCTTCCTTCTTGATGTGGCAGACGTAGTGACCACACATGGTCGAGGTGCCCATGTGACTAATGAAGGCAAAGAGCTGATACTctagggaaggggagagagggcagAGCAGACAGTGAGGGAGCGGGATGTGTCCAGCAGCTCATGACCAGGGTGGGATTTCAGGGATGGCAGACAGGCAGGGCCCAAGTCTATCTCAGCCTCCCAGGACCCCGGCTTCAGGAGTCACGTCCATGGAAAGAAACTTCTGACTCTGTACCCTCCTGAGAGAAGCAGAGCCGCCTGGCAGTGAAGACCTAGTGGAGCAGACTGGCTAGATTCTCCCCGCGACACTCACTTCCAGGACCATCCCGGACTTTAGGTCCCACTGGTATGGACTCGGAGATGGAGTCGGCAGCCGAGCGGCCCTCCGAGATGTCCATGGCAGCTTCTGCGTCCAGGTCGTCAATGTGACTGAAGATCCAGTCCACAGCCCGTTCCAAACTGTTGTTCTTGGGGAGGAGGGAagtgttacttttttaaaaagcaaggtcAGGGTTGAGAAACCCCAGCGAAGGCCTCTGCTCCTTCATCACAGCCACTCAAGGGTGGAGCCCGACTGGCCAAACCACAGGGGGAGTCCTCACTTGCTCCTGAGGGGTGGAACCTCACTCCCGCCCCCATCTTCCCAGAGGACCCGTCCTCAGCTGGGGGCGCCCATACCGTGGCCCGCAGGGCTTTCAGGGCCTGGTCCCGGGAGAAGCCCATGGAGACGATGGTGGTCACACAGTCCTCCGGTGGGGGGTCAGCGGCTGCACTCGTGGAGCCGGGCCCGCTGGAGCCAGGCAGGATGAGGGGGTTTGCAAAATCTGGGGATGGAAGGGGTTCAAGTGTTTGGGGGAGATgctggccctgcccaccaccccACTCCCCGGCTccagctccccagccctgccTACCCGGGTCGTCCATGTGCGACATGACCCAGTTCATGGCGGCCTCGGCCCCGCTGTTGCCAGTGTAGTAGACAGCTTTGCGGCAGGCATCCATGGGAAAGCCCATCTCCACTAGCTGGATGATGACCGACTCATCCAGCATGGGCGCTGTGGGGGAGAAGCATGGGCACAGGGGCCTGACTCCTTGGGccactccctgcccctcccccagagccTTCCCCAGCTCTCTCCCAACCACAGGTTCCATGCGTTTTTTCCTCCACAGCCTGGCACCTTATTCCAGAACTAAAATGGCAACACAGCCTCATGTGGGGCCAGCACTATCCTCAAGGTCTATAGAACCAAGGCCAGGGGCGCCCCAGGGAGCCCCTTCCCTGTTCTTTCTCCCACAACAGGCTGTTTCCAGAGTAtgagcccccgcccccgcccctagGCCACGAGGTTACACCCACAGAGGCAATTAGCCAGCGCTGCTCCACCCATACAGAGAACAGTTGGCTGGGGTGCTCTCTCAGTCCTCACGTCCATCAAGAGGGCAGAGACAATTTGAAAGGGAGGACAGAAGGAGCACAAAGGACAGGGTCAAGGGGTGGCAGGCAGAGAAGACCCCCATCAGCAAGGGAAAGAGACAGGCAGGAAGAAGAGTCACTAACATGTTGGAGAGGAGAAGTGAGGGGAGCAGAAGGAGTCTTCGTCTTCGTTGCCATAGAAACCAAGGCTACCTTTGGGCTCATCCGGAGTGACCAGGGGTGGGGCAATGTCGGGCAGCTCCTCCTCTCCAGGCTGCAGCCCTGTGCCCCTCAGCTGGGAGATATCTAGCTCCTCGGGCATCTCGATGGACACGTCTAGAAAGTGTACGGCAGGACAAAGTTCACCTCGGCAGATCCCCGAGGCCCTCCTAGGAAGAGCACTCTGGGAATCTCAGGCCCCTGCCCTCATCTTGCTCTGTAATAAGATGATGTGCAGAGCAGGACCCATCACAGTGTGATAAAAATAACCACaggctgggtggggggtgggtgggcaagTGAACAGGATTCCAGTCTTAGATCTACCACTAATGAGCCACGAGCCAGAGAGGGGTCTCTGACTATGCCACCGAACGATTCTATACTTCCATGGGACTCAACTTCTCTAGGAAATGAAGCTAGTTCTGGGGTTGGCAAAGTTGTCAGGGGCCTGTGAGACCCGTGAAAACAAACTATTTCAAGATTATCAGAATGAAAACATCTTACCAACTGTATAAAACTATGAAAACCACTTTTGCTTGTGTAAGTCATAACTATAAAATCAAAGAAGTCTTAAACATcaatgtcctactgtatagcacagcacACTGtactcaatatcctatgataaatcataacaaaaaatttaaaaaggaatatatatgtatttaatataacTGAATAGCTTTGCTctatagcagtaattaacaccATGTTGTAAGTCAatgatacttcaattaaaaaacgtagttaaaatttttttttaaatcaaagtctTAATAATGTTTCCCCTTTCAGAGGAAAGCTGAAGAAGCACTAGTTTACATGTCAAGGCCCCTTCTTTTTCTAGCATTTTCTGCGTAACCTCCCTTGCTCGTCCCGGCAACCATACCCAGTTTCTTGGGCACCCAGTCCAAGCCAAAGGTGAACTTCTTGATCTGGATGACCAGGTAGTCAGGGAATGAGGCAAATCGTGTGGTCCTAGAGAAGAGAGAATGGCCTGGTACCCAGAGAAGCTGTCCTGAAAGCCCCACCCGGGTCCAGCCTCATAGGTAGAAGAACTAACCACACTAAAGAtaatttcatattcctttcctgccCTGGACAGGCATCAAGAGTGTCTGCAGACGAACAGTAGCAGAAGGTAGGAAGTAGGGGAATGGGGGTTCTTAGGGGCAGGAGCAGCAAAGGGGCAGGTGGCTGAAATCTCGGAGACCAAAGCACTTTCTCAGATCTCAAGTTTACGCCAGTGACGGGTGAGCAAAAAGTAAGACTATGTGCTAAAAATCTCAGTTCTGTCCACCACTGTTCCTAAGTGCCCATGCTCTGCCAGCCCTGGGGAAGTGAGCAGACAGAGGCTTCCTGAAAAGTGACCCCATCCACCCCAAGAGAGGAAAAAGACTGGCAGGGGCAGGTCAAGGTAACATGTAGCAGTTATCCAAGTCCACTCCTGCCAGGCCCTCTCGGTTCCCCTCAGGCCCCAGGTTACCTGCCTCAGCTGATGGAAGCCTGAGTTCTGACCACAAAGGGATGAGAGGATGCAAAAGAGGCTGACAGCATCTCGGGGAGGACCCTGACGGAGGCCGGGACCCATAGGACTTACTTGACAGCGACTGACTTGGCCTGCAGGGCTGTGCTCCAGAAGTCGTCCACCTGCTCGGGGGCGCTGTAGGCCTCCAGGCAGGAGCTGAAGGGCACCTGGGCCCGAACCAGCTCAGGCAGAGGCAGCTTCTCCTCTTCAGCTTGCCGCTTCTTCTCCTCATACTCTAGAAGCTCctctggtgacagaagcaagtgGGTGGACCCTTCAGAGGGGCCGAGCCACATCCCCGCTCATCCCTGGCCTACTGCCTCTGAGTCCACGGCTATCTCAGCTCCTCTGCTTCCCCAAACCCACCAGACACACGTCTGCCTGTAACCTGGCCTCTTTCTCAGCACGGCTCAGCTGACCAGCTGTGCGCAAGGTTAATCCCACACCCTGGCCTGGTTGGTAAGCAGGGATACTGTGGGCTCTGCTCCTGAAAGGCACCCAAGCCCCATCGCTGCCAGGCTTCAGACCCCAGGCCCCGGGAGGGTAGCAGAGCACCCACCTTTGTTCATGGCCGCATCCATGGGCACGGGCAGCTGCATAATGTAGTCCACTCGCTGGGTGTACTTCACCTTCTCTGTGGCCAGGCACTTGATCTTTTCCTCCACCAGGAAGCGGAACACTTCGTTAGGATTTTCAGAGCTCCGGCAATTCCTCTATGGGGaagaggcagggtggggaggtcTGGACAGCCAAGCACTGGGGTGGGGGCCTACAAGAGTCACTGGGGAGTCAGGGAGAGAAGGGAGTGGAAGGGAGAGGGGCACAAAGAGGTGCAGGGATGGGAGACCAGAGCAGAAACCTTCCCTCATCAACCCGCCAGTTCCGGCCCATCCTGGCACTGCAGGACTGCGTGGGAAAGTGCCTGTACTTTCTTTTTTGAATGTGGACCTCCTTttgaaaaaaagtctttattggggacttccctggtggtccagtggctaagactcagcattcccaatgcagggggcccaggttcgatccctggctggggaactggatACCACTTGTGGAAACGaataagagttcacatgccacaatgaaagatcaaagatcccctgtgctgcaactaagaccagcacagccaagtcaataaatattaaaaaagaaaaaaggtatttattgaatttgttacagtattgcttgtTTCTGGTTTCTTGGCCTGGAGGATCCTaggttcccaaccagggattgataCTGCACCCGCCTGTGctggaaggcgaagtctcaaccactgaaccaccagggaagtcccctgtacTTTCTTTCTAAGCACTAAGCACTCGCCTATCATTTTCTTTGGGAGCATCCTTCATCAGGCTGTATGCATAACAAGTGTCCTCAAGTGCAAACGCCACTCTCAGGAAAGGCTCAGTGCTTGGGGTcactggggtggggctgggctggggctgacagaggaggaggaacagGTGAGCAGCGGGAAGAAGGGAGTGAACTGAAGTGCAGGTAGACAGGAGGAGAATGAATACCCCCACCTTCCCTGTCCTCACCTCCACCATGTTGATAAGGTGCAGGAAGAACTCTTGGGCATCCTGCTGCCGGTTGGTGGAGAACTCGGGGTGACCCTTGCCAATGAGGGCCTTGAACATCCGAGGGGCAATGCCATCTTGGACTTCCTAGGCAGAGTTGGGGCAGCCATTCAGCCGGGGCCCGAGAGGCCACCAAGTGGCCTTCTTTAGACGCCTCCCACatggatctcagtttccccaccatTCCACAGCCTGAGAAGGATGGAGGTCCAGACCCACCTTCTGCTCCATTACCTGCTCCCCATCACCCGACTCTGGTGCTGGCTTGGAATACTCCCCCGAGAGCAGGCCGTGGCCCAGCTTGGCCCTGTGTCATCACCCAAGAGAACCATTTAGCTTCCGTCTGACACCACCAATCTAGCCCTTACCTCCCCAACTTGACCCCTGCTCAAACCCCCTTAGACAACTCTCTTAAATGTGAACCACCTTAGATTCCATGGGAACCCAACTCAAGGCAGACAGCATGCTTGCAAGATAGCAACTGGAAAGTGTCTAGCTGGCCAGAGGCTACACTGTTGCTCACTTCAGGGGGTCATGGAAGAGAAAGAGGGCACACAGGCCCGGCTACGTACACCTGGGTGCTGAAGTCCTGGGTGGGGTCCGTTGGGGCGTTCTGGAAGATCTTTTCCAGCTTATCCACGTACCTGAGCCAAGGGAAGGATCACTGAAGGGGCTGCGGCCAGGCCcagaggaaaagggaagggagCATTCATCTACCAGTTCAGGGAACAGGTCCCTCCAAAGTGGGGAGACATGTGTTTGACACTTGGGGTCCACGTCTTTCCAGCAATTcaccttccctccccttcccaaaCAGGTGAGCATGCAGGGTACACAAGCCTCTGCCCCAAGACGGAGCTACAGGATGGTAGAAGACACTCAGGAGGATAAATACAGTTCATGTTCTTTGAATAGAACGTGTCGATATGTTCTAAATTTTCACGTGTGTCTCAGGCCTTCCTATTTAGACAGGATGCTCACTTCCCTAACCCTAACTTGCCTTTCTTCTGTCTCCATGTCccagccctcccctctcccccatcaGGTGCTCATCTGATGTCACTGGCCCAAAATAAAGAGTACCTGTTGGCCCTTGAGTACATCAGGAGGCCTGGAAGAGCCCTGGGACTGAGCATCTGGCCCCACCAGTGGTCTCATGTATAAGCAGCTTTACAACCTACTCCTCATCAGGTACCAAGAACCAAGACTGAGCTAGAACAGAGGTCCTGAGGGCACCAGAGGTGGGCGCCCGGGGGCTGGCCACTGGGAGAGAGCTGGGGGTCAGGGCACAGAGCCAGGGGGCCAGCTGTGGAGAgagggcctgggggcgggggctggcAGTGGGGTGAGGGAGGACTCACTTCCTCTGGAAGTCGGGGATGCTGAAGAGCACCTGGACCACCGAGTTGAGGTAGCAGCTGTTGCCCAGGTTGCGGATGCCGGTGTAGCCGGGCCCGGACAGCGGCTTGAGCGGCACCGCCGACTCCTGGATCAGCTCCCACTCGCCGACACGCTGGTTCATGTCTATCTCCAGCTCCGTCATCGTCTTGTCCGTCTGCATGGGAGGAGGCACTTCAGACCTGcgtctttttttcattttaatttggctgcgccaggtcttacctgaggcatgtggaagctactttcctgaccagggattgaacccaggccctctgcactggaagcacgggcttttagccactggaccaccagggaagccccagacccGTGTCTTTTATGTTCTAAAACATAGTCTAGGATGAGAGCCAGCTGGAGAGAGCCTGGAACGTGCTGAATTATGAACCTGGACGTGGGAGGCCCATTGGGCATCCTTCAGTGCAAGTTCCGGAAGGCCACAGGCAACCGTCCAGGGGCCCATCAGGCAGCAGGCCTCCACCCACAAGAGGGGATGAAATGAACATGACATCCCCTAGCTGAAGGGTTCCTCCACCCTGAAGCCACCCCTTCTCACTCAGATCCCCACCCCAGCATCACTTCCTTGGTCCCTGCTAGACACTCTGCGCACAGTCTGTGGTCACTCCCTGACCTGCACAACCACACAGTGGACGCCTGCGTCTCATCTGGTAGAAGCTGACAAGCCAAGGACCACCTCTGCCTCATTCAGAGGGACCAGAACACAGTAGGCGCTCAGTAACAGTTGCTGACGATGAAATGATTCTACAAGGCTTTTCACAGGCAGCCCACGAACCCTGGGAACTGGGGTCACCGTGGCATCTCCCTCCACCTTGCCGCCTCAGCCTCCGCCTTGGGTAAGGAGGGAGGGCCTGACGGGCAGGGACGAGAGAACCTGAGCGGAGGGCGGTCTCACCTTCTGCATCTTCAGCATGTCAATACCAAAGTGGGACAGGTGCTCGGCCAGGTTGGGATCCAGGACCATGTCATCCTCGTCATACGAGTACACGTCTAGTGTGGGAGGCAGGAGCAGAGTCGGGGGAGGGCAGTTCAGGCCCCACCCGACCACCGAGCTCACCCCCTGCCCCGAGAGCCTTGGTGGGACAGCTGGACGAGCCCAGAGGGCAACGCTCTTGGCTCCCTCAAGCATCAGTGAGGCCTCGAGCCCTTCTTGGATTGGCTGTCAGAGAAGATGCAGTCAACAGGGCGAGGGCTGGAACTGGTTGTGTCTCCACCCAGCAGGAGGAGGTTCGAGAGTGAAGTGAATTTGAAGAAGACTTACTCTCTTCCTTACAAGAGAATGATGGTCACTACTAGGAAGGGGACTGGGGTTTGGGGGGCTATCTGAAAGTTCTGTTTCATCtacaatattttcattgtttatcaGGAGACTGGACTCATGTCTTGTTTGTGTCATGTGAAATGAGTAGTGGTTCAGACCCAGTGATGTCCACGTGGAGGGGGCGGGGTGTACCAGCTCCGTCAGGGGTGATGGTGCCCAGCTTGACGGCCAGCGGGTAGCCCGTCTCCCGGAAGTGCTCCACCGCATGGTTGTTGCCCCCGCTGCCGTCGAAGTAGCGCCGGCCACACAGGATGGAGCCGTCCGTGAGGTTGAGCCACAGGTTCTCCCGCATGTCGCACTTGGAGCACTTCCAGCCACTGACCCCAGGGAAGAAAACGAGCCGAGTACCGGTCAGCAGTTTATGGGAGCGGTGGGTGGACAGACGGGGCTCTGCAGCTTCCCCGCTGGTCCGAGGCCTCTCTTATCTCCTCTCCTTGGGACATCCCCTCGCCGAGTCCAGCTCCCCATGAGTCTCCCTCCTTATTCTGTTCCTGAGCCTCTCTCCCTCGACTCCCAGGAGGGTGACCGCTCGCTCCTGCTCTGCGGGTCACACCCCAAAGTGGAGGGGGGCGCAGGGCAGGCCTTACCAGGGAGGGATCCGAGCAGGGTTGTCCAGCTGCTTGAGGCTGAAGGCATGCTTAGACACCTGCCGCACTTCCCCATCCCAGGCCTGCACCTCCTGCTTGCGGGAGGCCGAGTCAGCCGACAGGAGGGCCTCCACCGCACTGGTCACCTGGGGGAAGCAGAGGGTCAGAGGCAGGACCCAATTCCCAGCCCCACCCGCCCCTTGGTCTTCAGCTTTCCTGGAACTTGCCCACCACACTGCTGCTCTGACCCCGCCTGCCCCAGAATCTTCGGTAGGGCGGGAAGGTGTTTATACCCGATCTCTGACAATGTCGGGCAGTCCCCCCAGCCCATCCCGGGCTATTTCCAGGTAATCCGGCAGAATGACGATCTTTACATCCTCATCGTATTCAAACTTCTCCTCGTTGAGGTCAAACCCGCCTTCGACACCTGGTGAGACAAGaaaggagctggggtggggggggtggggtaaTGGGGAAGGGAGTGCGAGTAGGATGACCACTGCAGGTGGACCCCCCTCCTCTGATACAGTGCTTCACCTTGCCCCCCAGGGTCCCAGGGCCACTGACCAGGCCCCTCCTTTGGGGGTTTTCCTAGCACCTCTGAGAGCAGGAAAGACCAGCTCAGGGAAGAGAACAGGATGTCAGTGACGCTCACCGATGGCCAGTCGGGTGGGTTTCTTGCGGGGAGGATCTCCAGTGCCTGTGGTCGCATCTTCCTCTTTCTACAGTGAGGCAGGAAGGGCACAATCAGCCCCAGCACCAGGGAAGGGACAAACGGACAATGGATGGATGGGGATGGAGTGGGTTAATCTCAGAAGAGAaaggagctaaaaaaaaaaaaatcacacctgcTGAGTTTTAATGGCCCCAGAAAAAGCAGGTGGGGGGCGGAAATGAGGCCCCTGGGAGGTCAGGACAGGACAGACAGATTCAACCTGGTGGCCCAGCAGGATGAGCCTGAGCGCAGCAGGTCTTGCCTACCGGGCGCCGAGTCCGCCGGAGGTGGAGGTAGACGCGCTGGCCAGTCTTGTTAAAATGTCTCTCCACATATTGTTTTCCAAAGCCCAGGAATGTGTTCATGCAGATGTAGAGGCCACCCTCAGACTCCTGCAGGACAAGAGGCAGGGGCAGAAACACAGGCAGGATGA encodes:
- the USP5 gene encoding ubiquitin carboxyl-terminal hydrolase 5 isoform X4 — translated: MAELSEEALLSVLPTIRVPKAGDRVHKDECAFSFDTPESEGGLYICMNTFLGFGKQYVERHFNKTGQRVYLHLRRTRRPKEEDATTGTGDPPRKKPTRLAIGVEGGFDLNEEKFEYDEDVKIVILPDYLEIARDGLGGLPDIVRDRVTSAVEALLSADSASRKQEVQAWDGEVRQVSKHAFSLKQLDNPARIPPCGWKCSKCDMRENLWLNLTDGSILCGRRYFDGSGGNNHAVEHFRETGYPLAVKLGTITPDGADVYSYDEDDMVLDPNLAEHLSHFGIDMLKMQKTDKTMTELEIDMNQRVGEWELIQESAVPLKPLSGPGYTGIRNLGNSCYLNSVVQVLFSIPDFQRKYVDKLEKIFQNAPTDPTQDFSTQVAKLGHGLLSGEYSKPAPESGDGEQEVQDGIAPRMFKALIGKGHPEFSTNRQQDAQEFFLHLINMVERNCRSSENPNEVFRFLVEEKIKCLATEKVKYTQRVDYIMQLPVPMDAAMNKEELLEYEEKKRQAEEEKLPLPELVRAQVPFSSCLEAYSAPEQVDDFWSTALQAKSVAVKTTRFASFPDYLVIQIKKFTFGLDWVPKKLDVSIEMPEELDISQLRGTGLQPGEEELPDIAPPLVTPDEPKAPMLDESVIIQLVEMGFPMDACRKAVYYTGNSGAEAAMNWVMSHMDDPDFANPLILPGSSGPGSTSAAADPPPEDCVTTIVSMGFSRDQALKALRATNNSLERAVDWIFSHIDDLDAEAAMDISEGRSAADSISESIPVGPKVRDGPGKYQLFAFISHMGTSTMCGHYVCHIKKEGRWVIYNDQKVCASEKPPKDLGYIYFYQRVAS
- the USP5 gene encoding ubiquitin carboxyl-terminal hydrolase 5 isoform X1; translated protein: MAELSEEALLSVLPTIRVPKAGDRVHKDECAFSFDTPESEGGLYICMNTFLGFGKQYVERHFNKTGQRVYLHLRRTRRPKEEDATTGTGDPPRKKPTRLAIGVEGGFDLNEEKFEYDEDVKIVILPDYLEIARDGLGGLPDIVRDRVTSAVEALLSADSASRKQEVQAWDGEVRQVSKHAFSLKQLDNPARIPPCGWKCSKCDMRENLWLNLTDGSILCGRRYFDGSGGNNHAVEHFRETGYPLAVKLGTITPDGADVYSYDEDDMVLDPNLAEHLSHFGIDMLKMQKTDKTMTELEIDMNQRVGEWELIQESAVPLKPLSGPGYTGIRNLGNSCYLNSVVQVLFSIPDFQRKYVDKLEKIFQNAPTDPTQDFSTQVAKLGHGLLSGEYSKPAPESGDGEQVMEQKEVQDGIAPRMFKALIGKGHPEFSTNRQQDAQEFFLHLINMVERNCRSSENPNEVFRFLVEEKIKCLATEKVKYTQRVDYIMQLPVPMDAAMNKEELLEYEEKKRQAEEEKLPLPELVRAQVPFSSCLEAYSAPEQVDDFWSTALQAKSVAVKTTRFASFPDYLVIQIKKFTFGLDWVPKKLDVSIEMPEELDISQLRGTGLQPGEEELPDIAPPLVTPDEPKGSLGFYGNEDEDSFCSPHFSSPTSPMLDESVIIQLVEMGFPMDACRKAVYYTGNSGAEAAMNWVMSHMDDPDFANPLILPGSSGPGSTSAAADPPPEDCVTTIVSMGFSRDQALKALRATNNSLERAVDWIFSHIDDLDAEAAMDISEGRSAADSISESIPVGPKVRDGPGKYQLFAFISHMGTSTMCGHYVCHIKKEGRWVIYNDQKVCASEKPPKDLGYIYFYQRVAS
- the USP5 gene encoding ubiquitin carboxyl-terminal hydrolase 5 isoform X2, with the protein product MAELSEEALLSVLPTIRVPKAGDRVHKDECAFSFDTPESEGGLYICMNTFLGFGKQYVERHFNKTGQRVYLHLRRTRRPKEEDATTGTGDPPRKKPTRLAIGVEGGFDLNEEKFEYDEDVKIVILPDYLEIARDGLGGLPDIVRDRVTSAVEALLSADSASRKQEVQAWDGEVRQVSKHAFSLKQLDNPARIPPCGWKCSKCDMRENLWLNLTDGSILCGRRYFDGSGGNNHAVEHFRETGYPLAVKLGTITPDGADVYSYDEDDMVLDPNLAEHLSHFGIDMLKMQKTDKTMTELEIDMNQRVGEWELIQESAVPLKPLSGPGYTGIRNLGNSCYLNSVVQVLFSIPDFQRKYVDKLEKIFQNAPTDPTQDFSTQVAKLGHGLLSGEYSKPAPESGDGEQEVQDGIAPRMFKALIGKGHPEFSTNRQQDAQEFFLHLINMVERNCRSSENPNEVFRFLVEEKIKCLATEKVKYTQRVDYIMQLPVPMDAAMNKEELLEYEEKKRQAEEEKLPLPELVRAQVPFSSCLEAYSAPEQVDDFWSTALQAKSVAVKTTRFASFPDYLVIQIKKFTFGLDWVPKKLDVSIEMPEELDISQLRGTGLQPGEEELPDIAPPLVTPDEPKGSLGFYGNEDEDSFCSPHFSSPTSPMLDESVIIQLVEMGFPMDACRKAVYYTGNSGAEAAMNWVMSHMDDPDFANPLILPGSSGPGSTSAAADPPPEDCVTTIVSMGFSRDQALKALRATNNSLERAVDWIFSHIDDLDAEAAMDISEGRSAADSISESIPVGPKVRDGPGKYQLFAFISHMGTSTMCGHYVCHIKKEGRWVIYNDQKVCASEKPPKDLGYIYFYQRVAS
- the USP5 gene encoding ubiquitin carboxyl-terminal hydrolase 5 isoform X3; this encodes MAELSEEALLSVLPTIRVPKAGDRVHKDECAFSFDTPESEGGLYICMNTFLGFGKQYVERHFNKTGQRVYLHLRRTRRPKEEDATTGTGDPPRKKPTRLAIGVEGGFDLNEEKFEYDEDVKIVILPDYLEIARDGLGGLPDIVRDRVTSAVEALLSADSASRKQEVQAWDGEVRQVSKHAFSLKQLDNPARIPPCGWKCSKCDMRENLWLNLTDGSILCGRRYFDGSGGNNHAVEHFRETGYPLAVKLGTITPDGADVYSYDEDDMVLDPNLAEHLSHFGIDMLKMQKTDKTMTELEIDMNQRVGEWELIQESAVPLKPLSGPGYTGIRNLGNSCYLNSVVQVLFSIPDFQRKYVDKLEKIFQNAPTDPTQDFSTQVAKLGHGLLSGEYSKPAPESGDGEQVMEQKEVQDGIAPRMFKALIGKGHPEFSTNRQQDAQEFFLHLINMVERNCRSSENPNEVFRFLVEEKIKCLATEKVKYTQRVDYIMQLPVPMDAAMNKEELLEYEEKKRQAEEEKLPLPELVRAQVPFSSCLEAYSAPEQVDDFWSTALQAKSVAVKTTRFASFPDYLVIQIKKFTFGLDWVPKKLDVSIEMPEELDISQLRGTGLQPGEEELPDIAPPLVTPDEPKAPMLDESVIIQLVEMGFPMDACRKAVYYTGNSGAEAAMNWVMSHMDDPDFANPLILPGSSGPGSTSAAADPPPEDCVTTIVSMGFSRDQALKALRATNNSLERAVDWIFSHIDDLDAEAAMDISEGRSAADSISESIPVGPKVRDGPGKYQLFAFISHMGTSTMCGHYVCHIKKEGRWVIYNDQKVCASEKPPKDLGYIYFYQRVAS